In Nymphaea colorata isolate Beijing-Zhang1983 chromosome 5, ASM883128v2, whole genome shotgun sequence, one genomic interval encodes:
- the LOC116253902 gene encoding probable LRR receptor-like serine/threonine-protein kinase At3g47570 isoform X2 — MSLYLFLLLLLSPLPMSLSAEVYASSSSSPRGNNVGDQPALLAFKAQIRSDPHGILDAWNDTVSFCEWPGILCHSPTRTRVTTINLAGMRLAGPLSPSLANLSSLDTLNLQENAFFGTLPRELGRLPLLKTLNLSFNSLTSSLPDELANCTNLRFLNLQGNRISGNLPLELGARLSGLLVLNLDGNLLTGTIPSSLGNLTSLTELWLSRNGLSGSIPENLGALSSLVFIQLSYNNLEGEVPPSLYNVSSSLQHFSLSNNRLIGSIPAEFGLNFPNIRTLLLGGNNFSGKIPASITNKSHIELLDLSQNNFGGDLPEDIGRLSNLRQLNLERNRLTGGATFLLSLSNCTRLEFLSLFSNNMTGVLPEYSLANLSSHLSILLLGENQLSGTILEQIDRLVNLKHLNLRFNAFGGSIPFSIGKLVNLRKLSLLGNSFSGEIPASIGNLTNIIEINVGNNRLRGEITPNIGNLSGIRSLCLQGNMLSGSIPKSIFAGISNLTEQLDLSGNSLSGGLPPEIGLLTKVQAIDISGNRLSGNIPKSIGNCTGLQSLDMASNSFDGPIPESLSQIRGIMDLDLSQNRLSGEIPDFLAELQFLWSLNLSFNDFDGRIPQRGVFMALNSSSFMGNRHLCGCRMNLPPCMRRPPNERNRDIVFIVTTAISILGFILLILLALFFKILVAIRVRESAVEPSTPNTSVSDTIIEMQNCCKPVSYKDLYRATDGFSEENLTGIGNFSRVYRGIIGDSDAVAVKVLDPQQRGAMKSFLRECEALRNIRHRNLLKIITLCSSVDAKGGDFMAVVLEFMPNGSLEGWLHPRTGSNRSLSLMERGHDSTCRRLWPCKMPACSSVGQHPLHSGLLWLHPSRVCDGWGGDDGGRRL, encoded by the exons atgtctctttatttatttctcctcctcctcctttcacCTCTCCCCATGTCGCTGAGTGCGGAGGTTTATgcgtcgtcttcttcttctcctcggGGCAACAATGTCGGGGACCAACCAGCTCTGCTCGCCTTCAAAGCACAAATAAGAAGCGACCCTCATGGAATCCTGGATGCGTGGAACGACACTGTTAGTTTCTGCGAATGGCCTGGAATTCTGTGCCATTCACCAACAAGGACAAGAGTCACTACCATCAACCTTGCCGGGATGAGGCTCGCAGGCCCCCTTTCTCCCTCCCTCGCCAACCTCTCCTCCCTCGACACGCTCAACCTCCAGGAGAACGCCTTCTTCGGCACTCTCCCTCGAGAGCTTGGCCGTCTCCCTCTCCTGAAGACGCTCAACCTCAGCTTCAACTCTCTCACCAGCAGCCTCCCCGACGAACTCGCCAACTGCACCAATCTACGTTTCCTCAATCTACAGGGCAACAGGATCTCCGGCAATCTTCCGCTGGAATTGGGCGCCCGCTTAAGCGGTCTCCTCGTCCTCAATTTAGACGGAAATCTTCTTACGGGTACTATCCCCTCATCCCTCGGAAACCTGACGTCGCTCACCGAACTGTGGCTCTCAAGAAACGGGTTGAGTGGAAGCATACCGGAAAACCTGGGCGCTCTGTCCAGTCTGGTCTTCATCCAGCTCTCTTACAATAATCTCGAAGGTGAGGTCCCTCCATCTCTCTACAATGTCTCCTCGTCTCTCCAACACTTCTCTTTGTCCAACAACCGGCTGATCGGCAGCATCCCTGCCGAGTTCGGGCTGAACTTCCCGAACATCCGTACTCTTCTCCTTGGCGGGAATAATTTCAGCGGAAAGATTCCCGCCTCGATAACAAATAAGTCGCACATTGAGCTTTTAGATCTCTCGCAGAACAACTTCGGAGGGGATCTGCCGGAAGATATCGGCAGGTTGAGCAATCTTCGCCAACTAAACCTCGAGAGGAATCGGCTGACAGGTGGCGCGACATTTTTGCTTTCTCTGAGCAATTGCACCCGCTTGGAGTTCTTGTCGCTTTTCTCCAACAACATGACCGGAGTCTTGCCGGAATATTCCCTTGCAAATCTTTCATCTCACTTATCCATTTTGCTCTTGGGAGAGAACCAGTTGTCCGGAACCATCCTTGAGCAAATCGACAGATTGGTCAACCTGAAGCACCTAAACCTGCGATTCAATGCATTTGGTGGAAGCATTCCCTTTAGTATAGGCAAGCTCGTGAACTTGAGGAAGCTGTCCTTGTTGGGGAACTCATTTTCCGGTGAGATTCCAGCATCGATTGGTAATCTGACAAATATTATAGAGATTAATGTCGGTAACAATCGTTTGCGGGGAGAAATCACTCCAAATATTGGTAATCTCAGTGGGATAAGGAGCCTGTGTCTACAGGGGAATATGTTAAGTGGAAGCATACCCAAGTCAATATTTGCTGGCATCTCAAACCTAACTGAACAACTGGATCTGTCCGGCAATTCTTTGAGCGGGGGCCTGCCACCTGAGATAGGCCTATTGACAAAGGTCCAGGCAATTGATATCTCCGGAAACCGACTTTCCGGCAACATTCCAAAGTCCATCGGAAACTGCACGGGCTTGCAGTCCCTCGATATGGCCTCCAATTCGTTTGATGGTCCAATCCCCGAGTCCCTGAGCCAGATTAGAGGAATTATGGATCTAGACCTCTCACAAAACAGGCTTTCAGGCGAAATCCCCGACTTTCTAGCAGAGCTCCAATTTTTGTGGTCGCTGAACCTCTCTTTTAATGATTTCGACGGGCGGATACCACAGAGAGGGGTGTTCATGGCTCTGAACTCATCTTCTTTCATGGGCAACCGTCATCTATGCGGCTGCAGGATGAACCTTCCGCCCTGCATGAGACGACCTCCTAATGAAAGAAATCGGGACATCGTCTTCATAGTCACAACTGCAATTTCCATTCTCGGCTTCattcttttgattcttttggCATTGTTTTTCAAGATATTGGTTGCTATTCGTGTGAGAGAATCGGCGGTGGAGCCTTCCACGCCCAATACATCAGTCAGTGATACCATAATAGAGATGCAGAATTGTTGTAAACCAGTTTCTTACAAGGACCTCTATAGGGCAACGGATGGCTTTAGCGAAGAAAACCTGACGGGCATCGGAAATTTTAGTCGTGTGTACAGAGGAATTATTGGGGACAGCGACGCCGTCGCTGTGAAGGTTTTAGATCCACAACAGAGAGGAGCCATGAAATCTTTCTTAAGAGAGTGTGAAGCCTTAAGAAACATTAGACATCGAAATCTTCTGAAGATCATCACCCTCTGTTCCTCGGTGGACGCAAAGGGAGGTGACTTCATGGCTGTGGTTCTGGAGTTCATGCCGAATGGGAGTTTGGAGGGGTGGTTGCACCCGCGGACGGGGAGCAACAGGAGCTTGAGTTTGATGGAGAGG GGACATGATAGCACATGTAGGCGACTTTGGCCTTGCAAGATGCCTGCCTGCAGCTCGGTCGGGCAGCACCCACTGCATTCAGGGCTCCTTTGGTTACATCCCTCCAG AGTATGCGATGGGTGGGGAGGTGACGACGGAGGGAGACGTCTATAG
- the LOC116253902 gene encoding probable LRR receptor-like serine/threonine-protein kinase At3g47570 isoform X1: MSLYLFLLLLLSPLPMSLSAEVYASSSSSPRGNNVGDQPALLAFKAQIRSDPHGILDAWNDTVSFCEWPGILCHSPTRTRVTTINLAGMRLAGPLSPSLANLSSLDTLNLQENAFFGTLPRELGRLPLLKTLNLSFNSLTSSLPDELANCTNLRFLNLQGNRISGNLPLELGARLSGLLVLNLDGNLLTGTIPSSLGNLTSLTELWLSRNGLSGSIPENLGALSSLVFIQLSYNNLEGEVPPSLYNVSSSLQHFSLSNNRLIGSIPAEFGLNFPNIRTLLLGGNNFSGKIPASITNKSHIELLDLSQNNFGGDLPEDIGRLSNLRQLNLERNRLTGGATFLLSLSNCTRLEFLSLFSNNMTGVLPEYSLANLSSHLSILLLGENQLSGTILEQIDRLVNLKHLNLRFNAFGGSIPFSIGKLVNLRKLSLLGNSFSGEIPASIGNLTNIIEINVGNNRLRGEITPNIGNLSGIRSLCLQGNMLSGSIPKSIFAGISNLTEQLDLSGNSLSGGLPPEIGLLTKVQAIDISGNRLSGNIPKSIGNCTGLQSLDMASNSFDGPIPESLSQIRGIMDLDLSQNRLSGEIPDFLAELQFLWSLNLSFNDFDGRIPQRGVFMALNSSSFMGNRHLCGCRMNLPPCMRRPPNERNRDIVFIVTTAISILGFILLILLALFFKILVAIRVRESAVEPSTPNTSVSDTIIEMQNCCKPVSYKDLYRATDGFSEENLTGIGNFSRVYRGIIGDSDAVAVKVLDPQQRGAMKSFLRECEALRNIRHRNLLKIITLCSSVDAKGGDFMAVVLEFMPNGSLEGWLHPRTGSNRSLSLMERVRIAMDVAFAMDYLHNDYLVPIVHCDLKPGNVLLDRDMIAHVGDFGLARCLPAARSGSTHCIQGSFGYIPPEYAMGGEVTTEGDVYSFGILLLEMFTGRRPTDDMFVDGLTLTKLASTGFPARVMEIVDPSMLEEHDGLAKATDSCGQASCGRSGCRLRRCLVAVFRLGLRCAAESPRERPNMREVVKELEGIRSLMLLGPSEAEATRCRPSMWNPSSAAPLHL, from the exons atgtctctttatttatttctcctcctcctcctttcacCTCTCCCCATGTCGCTGAGTGCGGAGGTTTATgcgtcgtcttcttcttctcctcggGGCAACAATGTCGGGGACCAACCAGCTCTGCTCGCCTTCAAAGCACAAATAAGAAGCGACCCTCATGGAATCCTGGATGCGTGGAACGACACTGTTAGTTTCTGCGAATGGCCTGGAATTCTGTGCCATTCACCAACAAGGACAAGAGTCACTACCATCAACCTTGCCGGGATGAGGCTCGCAGGCCCCCTTTCTCCCTCCCTCGCCAACCTCTCCTCCCTCGACACGCTCAACCTCCAGGAGAACGCCTTCTTCGGCACTCTCCCTCGAGAGCTTGGCCGTCTCCCTCTCCTGAAGACGCTCAACCTCAGCTTCAACTCTCTCACCAGCAGCCTCCCCGACGAACTCGCCAACTGCACCAATCTACGTTTCCTCAATCTACAGGGCAACAGGATCTCCGGCAATCTTCCGCTGGAATTGGGCGCCCGCTTAAGCGGTCTCCTCGTCCTCAATTTAGACGGAAATCTTCTTACGGGTACTATCCCCTCATCCCTCGGAAACCTGACGTCGCTCACCGAACTGTGGCTCTCAAGAAACGGGTTGAGTGGAAGCATACCGGAAAACCTGGGCGCTCTGTCCAGTCTGGTCTTCATCCAGCTCTCTTACAATAATCTCGAAGGTGAGGTCCCTCCATCTCTCTACAATGTCTCCTCGTCTCTCCAACACTTCTCTTTGTCCAACAACCGGCTGATCGGCAGCATCCCTGCCGAGTTCGGGCTGAACTTCCCGAACATCCGTACTCTTCTCCTTGGCGGGAATAATTTCAGCGGAAAGATTCCCGCCTCGATAACAAATAAGTCGCACATTGAGCTTTTAGATCTCTCGCAGAACAACTTCGGAGGGGATCTGCCGGAAGATATCGGCAGGTTGAGCAATCTTCGCCAACTAAACCTCGAGAGGAATCGGCTGACAGGTGGCGCGACATTTTTGCTTTCTCTGAGCAATTGCACCCGCTTGGAGTTCTTGTCGCTTTTCTCCAACAACATGACCGGAGTCTTGCCGGAATATTCCCTTGCAAATCTTTCATCTCACTTATCCATTTTGCTCTTGGGAGAGAACCAGTTGTCCGGAACCATCCTTGAGCAAATCGACAGATTGGTCAACCTGAAGCACCTAAACCTGCGATTCAATGCATTTGGTGGAAGCATTCCCTTTAGTATAGGCAAGCTCGTGAACTTGAGGAAGCTGTCCTTGTTGGGGAACTCATTTTCCGGTGAGATTCCAGCATCGATTGGTAATCTGACAAATATTATAGAGATTAATGTCGGTAACAATCGTTTGCGGGGAGAAATCACTCCAAATATTGGTAATCTCAGTGGGATAAGGAGCCTGTGTCTACAGGGGAATATGTTAAGTGGAAGCATACCCAAGTCAATATTTGCTGGCATCTCAAACCTAACTGAACAACTGGATCTGTCCGGCAATTCTTTGAGCGGGGGCCTGCCACCTGAGATAGGCCTATTGACAAAGGTCCAGGCAATTGATATCTCCGGAAACCGACTTTCCGGCAACATTCCAAAGTCCATCGGAAACTGCACGGGCTTGCAGTCCCTCGATATGGCCTCCAATTCGTTTGATGGTCCAATCCCCGAGTCCCTGAGCCAGATTAGAGGAATTATGGATCTAGACCTCTCACAAAACAGGCTTTCAGGCGAAATCCCCGACTTTCTAGCAGAGCTCCAATTTTTGTGGTCGCTGAACCTCTCTTTTAATGATTTCGACGGGCGGATACCACAGAGAGGGGTGTTCATGGCTCTGAACTCATCTTCTTTCATGGGCAACCGTCATCTATGCGGCTGCAGGATGAACCTTCCGCCCTGCATGAGACGACCTCCTAATGAAAGAAATCGGGACATCGTCTTCATAGTCACAACTGCAATTTCCATTCTCGGCTTCattcttttgattcttttggCATTGTTTTTCAAGATATTGGTTGCTATTCGTGTGAGAGAATCGGCGGTGGAGCCTTCCACGCCCAATACATCAGTCAGTGATACCATAATAGAGATGCAGAATTGTTGTAAACCAGTTTCTTACAAGGACCTCTATAGGGCAACGGATGGCTTTAGCGAAGAAAACCTGACGGGCATCGGAAATTTTAGTCGTGTGTACAGAGGAATTATTGGGGACAGCGACGCCGTCGCTGTGAAGGTTTTAGATCCACAACAGAGAGGAGCCATGAAATCTTTCTTAAGAGAGTGTGAAGCCTTAAGAAACATTAGACATCGAAATCTTCTGAAGATCATCACCCTCTGTTCCTCGGTGGACGCAAAGGGAGGTGACTTCATGGCTGTGGTTCTGGAGTTCATGCCGAATGGGAGTTTGGAGGGGTGGTTGCACCCGCGGACGGGGAGCAACAGGAGCTTGAGTTTGATGGAGAGGGTGAGAATAGCCATGGACGTCGCATTCGCCATGGATTACCTTCACAATGATTATTTGGTACCAATTGTTCATTGCGATCTCAAGCCCGGCAACGTTCTTCTTGACAGGGACATGATAGCACATGTAGGCGACTTTGGCCTTGCAAGATGCCTGCCTGCAGCTCGGTCGGGCAGCACCCACTGCATTCAGGGCTCCTTTGGTTACATCCCTCCAG AGTATGCGATGGGTGGGGAGGTGACGACGGAGGGAGACGTCTATAGCTTTGGCATCCTTCTTCTGGAGATGTTCACCGGTAGGCGGCCAACCGATGACATGTTCGTAGATGGCTTGACTTTAACCAAGTTGGCGTCGACGGGGTTCCCGGCGCGAGTGATGGAAATCGTCGACCCCTCGATGCTGGAGGAACACGACGGCCTCGCGAAGGCAACGGACAGTTGTGGGCAGGCATCGTGCGGAAGAAGCGGCTGCAGGCTACGGCGGTGTCTGGTGGCCGTCTTCCGGTTAGGCCTTCGCTGCGCGGCGGAATCGCCGAGGGAGCGTCCCAACATGAGGGAAGTAGTGAAGGAGTTGGAAGGCATCAGGTCGTTAATGCTGCTGGGGCCCTCTGAGGCGGAAGCAACACGCTGCCGACCATCCATGTGGAACCCCTCTTCCGCCGCTCCCCTTCACCTGTGA
- the LOC116253903 gene encoding agamous-like MADS-box protein AGL61, producing MGKNKGNNNGSGRGGKARMGRQKIEIKRITKEEARQVCFSKRRNGLIKKAGELCILCGAEMALIVFSPAGKAFSYGHPSVDAIFNRFQNPSSDVPASGPDANSAAAIQELSCQHDKLVQQIEVEKKRRLMLQKQQRSDTGGRMGYFWDADLEKLSAEQLEDFKGVLEEMRTVLAKRADELLMGMAMMHQPVATAHSHQFPPPSLAPPPYAPTSATAPLPFNSFLGGYNTNSMAIPFINNNNAFMGASNPDGSIPNNGQYFSQ from the coding sequence ATGGGGAAGAACAAAGGAAACAACAATGGTAGCGGGCGCGGCGGCAAAGCAAGAATGGGTCGGCAAAAGATAGAGATCAAGAGGATAACGAAGGAGGAGGCTCGTCAAGTCTGTTTCTCAAAGCGACGAAATGGGCTGATCAAGAAGGCTGGAGAGCTCTGCATCCTTTGTGGAGCAGAGATGGCGCTCATCGTTTTCTCCCCTGCGGGCAAGGCCTTCTCTTACGGCCACCCCTCCGTCGACGCCATCTTCAACCGCTTCCAGAATCCTTCCTCCGACGTTCCCGCCAGCGGTCCCGATGCCAACAGCGCCGCCGCCATCCAGGAACTCAGCTGCCAGCACGACAAGCTCGTCCAACAGATTGAGGTGGAGAAGAAGCGCCGCCTCATGCTGCAGAAGCAGCAGCGGAGCGACACAGGCGGTCGGATGGGCTACTTCTGGGACGCCGACCTGGAGAAGCTGTCGGCGGAGCAACTCGAGGACTTCAAGGGCGTCCTCGAGGAGATGAGGACGGTTCTCGCCAAGCGTGCTGACGAGCTGCTGATGGGAATGGCTATGATGCATCAACCGGTCGCCACCGCTCACAGCCATCAATTTCCTCCGCCCTCACTGGCTCCTCCTCCCTATGCTCCTACTTCCGCCACCGCTCCTTTGCCTTTCAATTCCTTTCTTGGTGGCTACAACACCAACTCCATGGCCATCCCTTTCATCAATAACAACAACGCTTTCATGGGGGCCTCGAATCCAGACGGAAGCATCCCAAACAACGGCCAATATTTTAGTCAGTAG